A genomic region of Bradyrhizobium sp. ORS 278 contains the following coding sequences:
- a CDS encoding L-idonate 5-dehydrogenase gives MRAVVIHAPKDLRIDSFPDPAPEAGQVRVKIEAGGICGSDLHYYHHGGFGTVRIKQPMALGHEIAGVVAAVGAGVTGLAEGTRVAVNPSLPCGHCAYCREGLRNQCLDMRFMGSAMRDPHVQGGFREFVTVDASQAVPIAPSLSLGEAAMAEPLSVCLHAAHQAGSLLGKRVLVTGCGPIGALSILVARYGGAAEIVATDVAEAPLAVARKLGASHAVNVAAEPSALDPWRVGKGTFDVLFEASGNQAALRAALDVMRPGGVIVQLGLGGEMTLPLNTLVTKELQLRGTFRFDREFDLAVRLMGEGLLDVKPLISATLPFQEAISAFELASDRSRAMKVHLTF, from the coding sequence ATGCGTGCCGTCGTGATTCACGCGCCCAAGGATCTGCGCATCGACAGCTTCCCCGACCCGGCGCCGGAGGCGGGCCAGGTCCGGGTCAAGATCGAGGCCGGCGGCATCTGCGGGTCGGACCTGCATTATTACCATCATGGCGGCTTCGGCACGGTGCGCATCAAGCAGCCGATGGCGCTCGGCCATGAAATCGCGGGCGTCGTCGCCGCGGTCGGCGCCGGCGTGACCGGCCTCGCCGAGGGCACGCGTGTCGCCGTCAATCCAAGCCTGCCGTGCGGCCACTGCGCCTATTGCCGCGAGGGCCTGCGCAACCAGTGCCTGGACATGCGCTTCATGGGCAGCGCGATGCGCGACCCGCACGTGCAGGGCGGCTTTCGCGAGTTCGTCACCGTCGATGCCTCGCAGGCGGTGCCGATCGCGCCGTCACTGTCGCTGGGTGAGGCCGCGATGGCCGAGCCGCTGTCGGTGTGCTTGCATGCCGCGCATCAGGCCGGCTCGCTGCTCGGCAAGCGCGTGCTGGTGACCGGCTGCGGCCCGATCGGCGCGCTGTCGATCCTGGTCGCGCGCTATGGCGGCGCGGCCGAAATCGTGGCCACCGACGTCGCCGAGGCGCCGCTTGCCGTGGCGCGCAAGCTCGGCGCCAGCCACGCTGTCAACGTCGCCGCGGAGCCATCCGCGCTCGATCCCTGGCGCGTGGGGAAGGGCACCTTCGACGTGCTGTTCGAGGCGTCCGGCAACCAGGCCGCGCTGCGCGCAGCGCTCGACGTGATGAGGCCGGGCGGGGTCATCGTCCAGCTCGGGCTCGGCGGCGAAATGACATTGCCGCTCAACACGCTGGTCACGAAGGAGCTGCAATTGCGCGGCACCTTCCGGTTCGACCGCGAATTCGATCTGGCGGTGCGGCTGATGGGCGAGGGGCTGCTCGACGTGAAGCCGCTGATCTCAGCCACGCTGCCGTTCCAGGAGGCAATTTCCGCCTTCGAGCTCGCCAGCGATCGAAGCCGCGCGATGAAGGTTCATTTGACGTTTTAA
- a CDS encoding sugar kinase, producing MRVACIGECMVEFAQEDGSLFRRGFGGDTLNTALYLSRLGVPTSYVTALGDDPLSAMMLAAWRAEGIDTAEVLRVEGRVPGLYMIERDARGERSFLYWRDRAPARELFDRADRDMLDRLSRFDWIYLSGISLSLYGETGKAKLRELLTVARKRGARVVFDGNYRPRGWASREMAQRAFRAIMPLVDIALPTLEDEQMLFGDVDASVCLRRFRDAGVGEVVIKRGPRGCLIHAEGVLVDIAPPAVLQPIDTTAAGDSFNAGYLAARIKGAPPRKAALAGHRLAGAVIMAPGAVIPAAAMPRDILALSEA from the coding sequence ATGAGAGTCGCCTGCATCGGAGAGTGCATGGTGGAGTTCGCGCAGGAGGACGGAAGTCTGTTCCGGCGCGGTTTTGGCGGCGACACGCTCAACACGGCGCTCTATCTGTCCCGTCTCGGCGTGCCGACGTCCTATGTGACGGCCCTCGGCGACGATCCGCTGAGCGCGATGATGCTGGCGGCCTGGCGGGCCGAGGGCATCGACACCGCGGAGGTGCTGCGGGTCGAGGGCCGCGTGCCCGGCCTCTACATGATCGAGCGCGACGCCAGGGGCGAACGCAGCTTCTTGTATTGGCGCGACCGTGCGCCGGCGCGCGAGCTGTTCGACCGCGCCGACCGCGACATGCTCGACCGACTCTCGCGCTTCGACTGGATCTATCTCTCCGGCATCAGCCTGTCGCTGTATGGCGAGACCGGCAAGGCCAAGCTGCGCGAGCTGCTCACGGTGGCGCGCAAGCGCGGGGCGCGCGTGGTGTTCGACGGCAACTACCGGCCGCGCGGCTGGGCCAGCCGCGAGATGGCGCAGCGCGCGTTTCGCGCCATCATGCCGCTGGTCGACATCGCGCTGCCGACGCTCGAGGACGAGCAGATGCTGTTCGGCGACGTCGATGCCTCGGTCTGCCTGCGCCGCTTCAGGGACGCGGGTGTCGGCGAGGTCGTCATCAAGCGCGGCCCGCGTGGCTGCCTGATCCATGCCGAGGGCGTGCTGGTCGACATCGCGCCGCCCGCGGTGCTGCAGCCGATCGACACGACGGCTGCTGGTGATTCCTTCAACGCAGGATACCTCGCTGCTCGGATCAAGGGCGCGCCGCCGCGCAAGGCGGCGTTGGCGGGGCATCGGCTCGCGGGTGCGGTGATCATGGCGCCAGGCGCGGTGATTCCGGCGGCGGCGATGCCGCGGGACATTCTGGCACTGAGCGAGGCGTGA